The Deinococcus seoulensis genome window below encodes:
- the tsaB gene encoding tRNA (adenosine(37)-N6)-threonylcarbamoyltransferase complex dimerization subunit type 1 TsaB, which translates to MSTTAPAPTVILALDTATPWLTLALRWPGGERSVSREVGRAHAEQLPGALGELFAGAGLPLRADLVIIGTGPGSYTGVRVGASYALGLARVWGAAVRGVSTLESLVSGDGPQAVSMDARKGNVYGAAYDVQAGTVVGVRHAPAKHALEAFEALTAPLPHHRDPAPDGLALLRAGLDHGVDGWELAYL; encoded by the coding sequence ATGAGTACCACTGCGCCCGCCCCCACCGTGATTCTCGCCCTGGATACCGCCACGCCCTGGCTGACGCTGGCGCTGCGCTGGCCCGGCGGTGAGCGCAGCGTGTCGCGCGAGGTGGGCCGCGCGCATGCCGAGCAACTGCCCGGCGCGCTCGGTGAACTGTTCGCCGGGGCGGGGTTGCCGCTGCGGGCTGATCTGGTGATCATCGGGACCGGTCCCGGCTCGTACACGGGCGTGCGGGTCGGCGCGAGCTACGCGCTGGGCCTGGCGCGGGTGTGGGGCGCGGCGGTGCGCGGCGTGAGCACCCTGGAGTCCCTGGTGAGCGGCGACGGCCCGCAGGCGGTGTCCATGGACGCCCGCAAGGGCAACGTGTACGGCGCGGCGTACGACGTGCAGGCCGGAACGGTCGTCGGTGTGCGCCACGCGCCCGCCAAGCACGCCCTGGAGGCTTTCGAGGCCCTGACCGCTCCCCTTCCCCACCACCGCGACCCCGCCCCGGACGGACTGGCCCTGCTGCGCGCCGGACTGGATCACGGTGTGGACGGGTGGGAACTGGCGTACCTGTAG
- a CDS encoding citrate/2-methylcitrate synthase encodes MTNIAKGLEGVLFTESKLTFINGAEGVLTHLGIPIQEWAENSTFEELSLALLNGRLPTAAELATFDADLKANRAIPDALAQVIAHMPQGVHPMQALRTAVSYLGLLDPQSEDTGADARRAISVRMIAQFSTIIAAINRAQEGKEIVAPRMDLTHAGNFLYMLTGKEPTAEQARLFDIALVLHVDHGMNASTFTAIATSSTLSDMYSCMTSAIGALKGPLHGGANEAVMDMLDEVGTPDKAEAYINAKLDAKEKIMGVGHRVYKYFDPRSRVLRDYAEVVANKEGKSNYYQILETIEKVVVDRIGSKGIYPNVDFYSGTVYSDLGIRKEFFTPIFALARISGWCASVIEYTGDNRLLRPDAVYTGATDAHYVQLQDRQ; translated from the coding sequence ATGACGAACATCGCCAAAGGGCTTGAAGGCGTCCTCTTTACAGAGAGCAAACTCACGTTTATCAACGGGGCCGAAGGCGTCCTGACGCACCTGGGCATTCCGATTCAGGAATGGGCGGAGAACAGCACCTTCGAGGAACTGTCCCTGGCCCTCCTGAACGGCCGCCTGCCCACCGCCGCGGAACTCGCCACCTTCGACGCCGACCTGAAAGCCAACCGCGCCATTCCCGACGCGCTGGCCCAGGTCATCGCGCACATGCCCCAGGGCGTGCACCCCATGCAGGCGCTGCGTACCGCCGTGTCGTACCTGGGCCTGCTGGACCCGCAGTCCGAGGACACGGGCGCCGATGCCCGCCGCGCCATCTCCGTGCGGATGATCGCGCAGTTCTCGACCATCATCGCCGCCATCAACCGCGCGCAGGAAGGCAAGGAGATCGTCGCGCCCCGCATGGACCTGACGCACGCCGGGAACTTCCTGTACATGCTGACCGGCAAGGAACCCACCGCCGAGCAGGCCCGCCTGTTCGACATCGCGCTCGTGCTGCACGTGGATCACGGCATGAACGCCAGCACCTTCACCGCCATCGCCACCAGCAGCACCCTGTCTGACATGTACTCCTGCATGACCAGCGCCATCGGCGCCCTGAAAGGCCCGCTGCACGGCGGCGCGAACGAGGCCGTCATGGACATGCTCGACGAGGTCGGCACCCCCGATAAGGCCGAGGCGTACATCAACGCCAAGCTGGACGCCAAGGAGAAGATCATGGGCGTCGGGCACCGCGTGTACAAGTACTTCGACCCCCGCTCGCGCGTCCTGCGTGACTACGCCGAAGTGGTCGCCAACAAGGAAGGCAAGAGCAACTACTACCAGATCCTCGAAACCATCGAGAAGGTCGTCGTGGACCGCATCGGGAGCAAGGGCATCTACCCGAACGTGGACTTCTACAGCGGCACCGTGTACAGCGACCTGGGCATCCGCAAGGAGTTCTTCACGCCCATCTTCGCGCTGGCCCGCATCAGCGGCTGGTGCGCCAGCGTGATCGAGTACACCGGCGACAACCGCCTGCTGCGCCCCGACGCCGTGTACACCGGCGCCACCGACGCGCACTACGTGCAACTGCAAGACCGCCAGTAA
- a CDS encoding ABC transporter ATP-binding protein, translating to MTRPDATDAFQKGFDTHLTRRILNYVRPYLPLVIGGVLLALLISLASPLFALIQRHAIDTYLSPLALSGNADRDLLRRGLTLTALAYMGLKVVEFALQYAFTLAIGYLGQNVLRDIRADVFSKLQRLPLSYFDQNPVGRLITRVTSDVDAINQFITGGLVSLIQSSFIIVVYVIIMLSVNWQLALISFTVLPVLFLATNYFRARLRDAFRETRTQQATVNSKLNENITGMLTVQLFGRERRSALDFNLSNRALLSANENSVKWFSLFMPVVAVLGQVAVALILYFAARQILGVDASGAIAGAITVGTLFAFVQLSQQLFQPIQDLADVFNNLQAAMASSERIFGVLDTEESITDKPDAKTLTNFEGSVDFRKVWFAYDQTVTADTPDTDDRWILRGIDLNIRPGESVALVGATGAGKTSVTALVSRFYDVQRGSVNVDGIDVKDLAQHDLRRHVGVVLQDVFLFAGTIESNLTLNNPAIPHERVVEACRYVGVHEYILSLEHGYQTEVRERGATLSTGQKQLLAFARALIQNPDILLVLDEATANVDTETELRIQQALTRVMQGRTSIIIAHRLSTIEHCDRIVVMRKGRIVEQGSHHQLLEKGGYYARLHRLQYAQADAAD from the coding sequence GCCCTGCTGATCTCGCTGGCCTCGCCGCTGTTCGCGCTGATCCAGCGGCACGCCATCGACACGTACCTCTCGCCGCTGGCCCTGAGCGGCAACGCCGACCGCGACCTGCTGAGGCGCGGCCTGACCCTGACCGCGCTGGCCTACATGGGCCTGAAAGTCGTGGAGTTCGCCCTGCAGTACGCGTTCACGCTCGCCATCGGGTACCTGGGGCAGAACGTGCTGCGCGACATCCGCGCCGACGTGTTCAGCAAGTTGCAGCGCCTGCCGCTGTCGTACTTTGACCAGAACCCGGTCGGCCGCCTGATCACCCGCGTCACCAGCGACGTGGACGCCATCAACCAGTTCATCACGGGCGGACTGGTCAGCCTGATCCAGAGCAGCTTCATCATCGTCGTGTACGTGATCATCATGCTCAGCGTGAACTGGCAACTGGCGCTGATCTCGTTCACGGTGCTGCCCGTCCTGTTCCTGGCCACCAACTACTTCCGCGCCCGCCTGCGCGACGCGTTCCGCGAGACCCGCACGCAACAGGCCACCGTGAACAGCAAACTGAACGAGAACATCACGGGCATGCTGACCGTGCAACTGTTCGGCCGCGAACGCCGCAGCGCCCTGGACTTCAACCTCAGCAACCGCGCCCTGCTGAGCGCCAACGAGAACTCCGTGAAGTGGTTCTCGCTGTTCATGCCGGTCGTGGCGGTCCTCGGGCAGGTGGCCGTCGCGCTGATCCTGTACTTCGCGGCCCGTCAGATCCTGGGCGTGGACGCCAGCGGCGCCATTGCCGGGGCCATCACGGTCGGCACGCTGTTCGCGTTCGTGCAGCTCTCGCAGCAGCTGTTCCAGCCCATCCAGGACCTCGCGGACGTCTTCAACAACCTCCAGGCGGCCATGGCCAGCAGCGAACGCATCTTCGGCGTGCTGGACACCGAGGAGAGCATCACCGACAAGCCGGATGCCAAGACCCTCACGAACTTCGAGGGCAGCGTGGACTTCCGCAAGGTGTGGTTCGCGTACGACCAGACCGTCACCGCCGACACCCCAGACACCGACGACCGCTGGATCCTGCGCGGCATCGACCTGAACATCCGCCCCGGCGAGAGCGTCGCCCTGGTCGGCGCGACCGGCGCCGGCAAGACCAGCGTCACCGCGCTCGTCAGCCGCTTCTACGACGTGCAGCGCGGCAGCGTGAACGTGGACGGTATCGACGTGAAGGACCTCGCGCAGCACGACCTGCGCCGCCACGTGGGCGTCGTGTTGCAGGACGTGTTCCTGTTCGCCGGGACCATCGAGAGCAACCTGACCCTGAACAACCCCGCCATTCCCCACGAACGCGTCGTCGAGGCCTGCCGGTACGTGGGCGTGCACGAGTACATCCTGAGCCTCGAACACGGCTACCAGACCGAGGTCCGCGAACGCGGCGCGACCCTGAGTACCGGGCAGAAGCAACTGCTGGCCTTCGCCCGCGCCCTCATCCAGAACCCGGACATCCTGCTCGTCCTCGACGAGGCCACCGCCAACGTGGACACCGAAACCGAACTGCGCATCCAGCAGGCCCTGACCCGCGTCATGCAGGGCCGCACCAGCATCATCATCGCCCACCGCCTCAGCACCATCGAACACTGCGACCGGATTGTGGTCATGCGCAAGGGCCGCATCGTGGAACAGGGCAGCCACCACCAGCTGCTGGAAAAAGGCGGCTACTACGCCCGCCTGCACCGCCTCCAGTACGCCCAGGCCGACGCCGCCGACTGA